One region of Myxococcus fulvus genomic DNA includes:
- the meaB gene encoding methylmalonyl Co-A mutase-associated GTPase MeaB codes for MKQLTVDAYVDGVRSADRSVLARAITLVESGHPRHQALAQEVLTRLLPFTGGSRRIGISGVPGVGKSTFIDALGMHLVGEGRRVAVLAIDPSSTISGGSILGDKTRMARLSRETAAYIRPSPSSGTLGGVARKTRETLLLCEAAGFDVVLVETVGVGQSETVVADMVDFYLVLMLAGAGDELQGIKRGILEVADMLAINKADGDNLPRAERARSELRAALHLMRPGNEPVVTTCSALEGQGIAKLWEALEAQVGKRVASGTLEQRRRAQQVGWMWSMVQDGLRAALHANPTVAALVPVLEAEVREGRATPTSAALRVLESFLPTSRA; via the coding sequence GTGAAGCAGCTGACGGTGGACGCCTACGTGGACGGCGTCCGCTCGGCGGATCGCTCCGTGCTCGCGCGCGCCATCACCCTGGTGGAGAGCGGACATCCGCGCCACCAGGCGCTCGCGCAGGAGGTCCTCACCCGGCTGCTCCCCTTCACGGGCGGCAGCCGGCGCATCGGCATCAGCGGAGTGCCCGGCGTGGGCAAGAGCACGTTCATCGACGCGCTGGGCATGCACCTGGTGGGCGAGGGGCGGCGCGTGGCGGTGCTCGCCATCGACCCGTCGAGCACCATCTCCGGCGGCAGCATCCTGGGCGACAAGACGCGCATGGCCCGGCTGTCGCGCGAGACGGCCGCGTACATCCGGCCCAGCCCTTCCAGCGGCACGCTGGGCGGTGTCGCGCGCAAGACGCGGGAGACGCTGCTGTTGTGCGAGGCGGCGGGGTTCGACGTGGTGCTGGTGGAGACGGTGGGCGTGGGCCAGTCGGAGACGGTGGTCGCCGACATGGTGGACTTCTACCTGGTGCTGATGCTCGCGGGCGCGGGCGACGAGCTGCAGGGCATCAAGCGCGGCATCCTCGAGGTGGCGGACATGCTCGCCATCAACAAGGCGGACGGCGACAACCTGCCGAGGGCCGAGCGGGCCCGCTCCGAGCTGCGCGCCGCGCTGCACCTGATGCGTCCGGGCAACGAGCCCGTGGTCACCACGTGCAGCGCGCTGGAGGGCCAGGGCATCGCCAAGCTGTGGGAGGCGCTGGAGGCACAGGTGGGCAAGCGCGTGGCCTCCGGGACACTGGAGCAGCGACGGCGCGCGCAGCAGGTGGGCTGGATGTGGTCCATGGTGCAGGACGGTCTGCGAGCGGCCCTGCATGCGAACCCCACGGTGGCCGCCCTGGTGCCAGTGCTGGAGGCGGAGGTGCGTGAGGGACGCGCCACGCCGACGTCCGCCGCACTGCGGGTGCTGGAATCCTTCCTCCCGACATCGAGGGCTTGA